A region from the uncultured Macellibacteroides sp. genome encodes:
- a CDS encoding glutamine synthetase III: MSMSRFNAVEKASNRKAIEAITPNEKVSEYFGENVFNNKAMKKYLSKETHKHLTDSIESGTPIDREIANHVAAGMRMWALEKGVTHYTHWFQPLTDGTAEKHDAFVEHDGVGGMIEEFSGKLLVQQEPDASSFPSGGLRNTFEARGYSAWDPSSPAFIVDDTLCIPTVFISYTGEALDYKTPLIRSVEALNQAAANVCRYFNPEVKKVINYLGWEQEYFLVDEDLYTARPDLSLTERTLMGHESAKNQQLDDHYFGAIPSRVQEFMKDLEIESYKLGIPVKTRHNEVAPNQFELAPIYEECNLANDHNQLIMSVMKRVARRHNFRILLHEKPFAGVNGSGKHNNWSLGTDSGINLFSPGKDREENLRFITFVVNTIRAVYKHNALLKASIASANNSFRLGAHEAPPAIISTFLGTQITDILDKFENSSIEDAIQVDEKKGLSLGVGQIPELLLDNTDRNRTSPFAFTGNRFEFRAVGSSANCASGLLALNSAVADQLMQFYNEVESLRAAGKSKEEAIYEVLKSYIKDSKPVRFDGNGYSDEWKEEAAKRGLDCETCVPLQYDAYVTPESIRMFANVGVLSEKELHARNEVKWEIYTKKVQIEARVLGDLSLNHIIPVVIRYQTVLLDNVTKIQQLFNGSSEELTAEPLRLIKRISGHLNAVNSMVFEMVEARKKANKITDLREKALAYHDTVAPYLDKIRDHIDELELMVDNQMWPLPKYRELLFIR; the protein is encoded by the coding sequence ATGTCAATGTCTCGCTTTAATGCAGTAGAAAAAGCTTCAAACCGAAAAGCAATTGAAGCAATTACCCCTAATGAAAAGGTCTCTGAATACTTTGGAGAGAATGTCTTCAACAACAAGGCAATGAAAAAATATCTCTCGAAAGAAACGCACAAACATCTTACCGATTCAATCGAAAGCGGAACGCCTATAGATCGCGAAATTGCGAATCATGTGGCCGCCGGCATGCGTATGTGGGCATTGGAAAAAGGTGTTACCCACTATACACATTGGTTCCAACCGCTTACAGATGGTACCGCCGAAAAGCACGATGCCTTTGTGGAACACGACGGCGTTGGTGGAATGATCGAGGAATTCAGTGGCAAACTGCTCGTTCAGCAGGAACCGGATGCATCAAGCTTTCCAAGCGGTGGATTACGTAACACGTTCGAAGCACGGGGATATTCTGCTTGGGATCCTTCGTCGCCCGCTTTTATTGTAGACGACACCCTATGTATCCCTACCGTATTTATTTCTTATACCGGTGAAGCCCTGGATTACAAGACTCCGCTGATCCGCTCTGTAGAAGCACTAAATCAGGCAGCAGCAAATGTTTGCCGCTACTTTAATCCCGAAGTAAAAAAGGTGATTAACTACCTGGGCTGGGAACAGGAATATTTTCTGGTTGACGAGGATCTGTACACGGCCCGTCCCGACTTATCCCTTACCGAGCGTACCCTGATGGGACACGAAAGTGCAAAAAACCAACAGCTTGACGACCATTACTTTGGTGCTATTCCTTCGCGTGTACAAGAGTTTATGAAGGATTTGGAAATTGAATCATATAAATTGGGTATTCCGGTTAAAACCCGTCATAATGAAGTAGCTCCCAACCAATTTGAGCTTGCTCCCATTTACGAAGAGTGTAACCTGGCTAACGATCACAACCAGTTGATCATGTCTGTTATGAAACGAGTTGCCCGACGTCATAACTTCCGCATTCTTCTGCACGAAAAGCCTTTTGCAGGTGTAAACGGTTCTGGTAAACACAATAACTGGTCCCTCGGTACTGATAGTGGCATCAATCTGTTTTCTCCGGGAAAAGACCGGGAAGAGAACTTGCGCTTTATCACTTTTGTGGTAAATACAATCAGAGCGGTGTACAAACACAATGCGTTACTTAAGGCTAGTATTGCCTCGGCAAACAATTCTTTCCGTTTAGGCGCCCACGAAGCACCTCCGGCTATTATTTCCACCTTCCTTGGCACTCAGATTACGGACATCCTGGATAAATTTGAAAACAGCTCGATTGAAGATGCCATTCAAGTTGACGAAAAGAAGGGACTAAGTCTGGGAGTTGGTCAGATTCCTGAATTGTTGCTCGACAATACAGACCGTAACCGTACATCGCCGTTTGCATTTACAGGCAATCGTTTTGAGTTCCGTGCTGTAGGTTCGTCCGCCAACTGTGCTTCTGGATTGTTGGCTCTTAATTCGGCCGTAGCCGATCAGCTGATGCAATTTTATAATGAAGTTGAAAGCCTTCGTGCTGCAGGGAAATCAAAAGAAGAGGCAATTTATGAAGTGCTGAAAAGCTATATAAAGGACTCGAAACCTGTTCGTTTTGATGGTAACGGTTACAGCGATGAGTGGAAAGAGGAAGCTGCAAAGAGAGGCCTTGATTGCGAGACCTGTGTTCCGCTGCAATACGATGCATACGTTACTCCGGAATCCATTCGCATGTTTGCAAATGTTGGCGTTCTTTCCGAAAAGGAATTGCATGCCCGAAACGAAGTTAAATGGGAAATCTATACCAAAAAGGTTCAGATTGAGGCACGTGTGCTTGGCGATCTTTCGCTGAACCACATTATCCCGGTTGTTATTCGCTACCAGACTGTTTTGCTTGATAATGTAACAAAGATCCAGCAATTGTTTAACGGTTCAAGTGAAGAACTTACAGCCGAACCGCTAAGACTGATCAAACGGATTTCAGGACATCTTAATGCCGTTAATTCGATGGTATTTGAAATGGTAGAAGCTCGTAAGAAAGCGAATAAGATTACAGATCTTCGGGAGAAAGCACTTGCTTATCACGATACGGTTGCTCCCTACCTGGATAAAATACGTGATCATATTGACGAACTTGAATTGATGGTTGATAACCAGATGTGGCCTTTGCCTAAATACAGAGAGTTATTGTTTATCCGTTAA
- a CDS encoding alpha-amylase family protein, which produces MKQYDKPIIYQVIPRLFGNLNASCVKHGRITENGSGKFSFFTPKALNSIKELGITHIWYTGVIEHATKTDHSAYNILKDHGAVVKGRAGSPYAIKDYYDVDPDLADHIPSRMDEFEALVERTHAAGLKVIIDFVPNHVSRQYHSDAKLSYVEDLGQTDNCSRSFDPQNNFYYLPGQTLRFDFGAKQEDFMYSEFPAKVTGNDCFSCSPGMNDWYETVKLNYGVDYQNGNIGYFNPIPNTWSKMLDILMFWAGKGIDGFRCDMAEMVPVEFWHWAIPHVKNCFPVVFIAEVYNPEKYRSYLSYGKFDYLYDKVGLYDTLRAVTCKQASASNIIKCWQAVEDIQPHMLNFMENHDEQRIASDFFAGNASAGIPGMMVAALMHVNPVMIYSGQELGEPGMDNEGFSGLDGRTTIFDYWSLTTVRNWINGGAFNEEKLTPAQIELRKIYAWLLNLASTEEAISKGLFYDLTYANMTNKCFNPSRQYAFMRKYLNDVVLVVVNFDKSDQTVRVKIPVEAFVYLGIGDNQPATLTDLFTGEKSISTLTEVSPFKVVIPAFSGKVLKFTYKK; this is translated from the coding sequence ATGAAACAGTATGATAAGCCTATTATTTACCAGGTTATTCCCCGTTTGTTCGGGAACCTGAATGCTTCTTGTGTAAAACATGGAAGAATTACTGAAAACGGATCGGGTAAATTTTCGTTCTTTACACCTAAAGCCCTGAATTCGATTAAAGAACTCGGTATTACCCACATTTGGTATACCGGAGTGATCGAACATGCGACAAAGACGGATCACTCTGCATATAATATTCTCAAAGACCATGGAGCCGTGGTTAAGGGTAGGGCCGGTTCGCCCTATGCAATCAAGGACTATTACGATGTAGATCCTGATTTGGCTGACCATATTCCCAGCCGGATGGATGAGTTTGAAGCTCTTGTGGAAAGAACCCATGCGGCCGGACTTAAAGTTATTATTGACTTTGTACCAAACCATGTTTCCAGACAGTATCATTCCGATGCCAAATTGAGCTATGTTGAAGATCTGGGACAAACAGATAATTGCTCCCGATCTTTTGATCCACAGAATAATTTTTACTACTTGCCCGGTCAAACTCTGCGATTTGATTTCGGTGCAAAGCAAGAAGATTTTATGTACAGCGAGTTTCCGGCAAAGGTAACAGGTAACGATTGCTTTTCTTGTTCTCCGGGCATGAATGATTGGTACGAGACTGTTAAGTTAAACTATGGCGTCGATTATCAGAATGGAAATATTGGCTATTTCAATCCTATACCGAATACCTGGAGTAAAATGCTTGACATTCTTATGTTCTGGGCTGGTAAAGGCATAGATGGATTTCGTTGTGACATGGCAGAGATGGTTCCTGTCGAATTCTGGCATTGGGCTATTCCTCATGTGAAGAATTGTTTTCCTGTTGTTTTTATTGCAGAAGTATATAACCCAGAAAAGTATAGAAGTTACCTTTCTTACGGAAAATTCGACTATCTGTACGATAAAGTTGGGTTGTATGATACCCTTCGGGCTGTAACGTGCAAGCAAGCTTCGGCAAGTAATATCATAAAATGCTGGCAGGCGGTGGAAGATATTCAGCCGCATATGCTTAATTTTATGGAAAATCACGATGAGCAACGCATAGCTTCAGACTTTTTTGCCGGGAATGCCAGTGCTGGGATACCGGGTATGATGGTGGCAGCCCTGATGCATGTAAATCCGGTAATGATCTATAGCGGGCAAGAACTGGGAGAACCTGGTATGGATAATGAAGGCTTCAGCGGATTGGATGGACGTACTACCATTTTTGACTATTGGAGTCTGACTACCGTACGAAATTGGATTAACGGCGGAGCTTTTAACGAGGAAAAACTTACTCCAGCACAAATAGAGCTACGCAAAATATATGCTTGGTTGCTTAATTTGGCAAGTACAGAGGAGGCTATTTCAAAAGGGTTGTTTTACGACCTTACCTATGCTAACATGACAAATAAATGTTTTAATCCAAGCCGGCAATATGCATTCATGCGAAAATACCTGAACGATGTTGTTCTTGTGGTCGTAAATTTTGATAAGTCCGACCAGACTGTTCGGGTAAAGATTCCTGTAGAAGCTTTTGTTTATCTGGGTATTGGAGATAATCAACCCGCGACACTAACCGATTTGTTTACTGGCGAAAAAAGCATTAGTACACTTACAGAAGTCTCTCCGTTTAAGGTGGTTATCCCTGCATTTTCAGGAAAGGTTCTTAAGTTTACTTATAAGAAATAA
- a CDS encoding DUF5009 domain-containing protein translates to MQQQRLQSLDALRGFDMLFIMGGSTLFIALNQCFPTSFGTAFAEQMEHTKWSGFTLYDMVFPLFLFIAGISFPFSLKSQIEKGIPRKSIYTNIIRRGLTLVLLGIIYNGALQLDFGNIRFASVLARIGLAWMIASLIFMNTKRISRGAICVAILVGYWLLLAFVPSPEANGADRFSMEGSIVGYIDRLIVPGRLHLTIHDPEGIASLFPAIVTALLGMFTGELIKSKSKNLTPYKKVGSLVIFGLALCIIGQAWNVVFPINKNLWTSSFTCYVGGLSMLLFAAFYLVIDVWEFRKWTLFFTVIGMNSITIYLAQEIINFQGIANFFLGGVVKFIPENAANLVSCIGYIAVCWTFLYFLYKKKIFLKV, encoded by the coding sequence ATGCAACAACAACGATTACAGTCTCTTGACGCACTAAGAGGATTCGACATGTTATTCATCATGGGGGGAAGTACCCTCTTTATTGCCTTAAATCAATGTTTCCCCACTTCCTTTGGCACTGCTTTCGCAGAACAGATGGAACATACCAAATGGTCGGGATTCACATTGTACGATATGGTGTTTCCACTCTTTCTGTTCATAGCGGGTATTTCATTCCCGTTTTCCCTAAAAAGTCAGATTGAAAAGGGTATTCCCCGAAAATCCATCTATACTAATATCATAAGAAGAGGCCTTACCCTGGTTTTGCTTGGCATTATTTATAACGGTGCGCTGCAACTGGACTTTGGGAACATTCGCTTTGCCAGTGTTCTTGCACGAATAGGTTTAGCCTGGATGATTGCTTCTTTAATTTTCATGAATACGAAACGAATTAGCCGAGGTGCTATTTGCGTGGCTATATTGGTTGGTTACTGGCTCTTGCTTGCTTTTGTTCCATCTCCGGAGGCGAATGGCGCTGATCGGTTTAGTATGGAAGGTTCGATTGTGGGATACATAGACCGCCTCATTGTTCCAGGCAGATTGCATCTTACGATACACGATCCGGAAGGTATTGCGTCTTTGTTCCCTGCTATAGTAACGGCCTTACTTGGAATGTTTACCGGCGAATTGATAAAAAGTAAGTCGAAGAACCTGACTCCCTATAAAAAAGTGGGTTCACTGGTTATATTCGGTTTGGCTTTGTGTATAATCGGTCAGGCATGGAATGTTGTTTTTCCTATTAACAAAAACTTATGGACCAGCTCATTTACTTGCTATGTGGGAGGTTTATCCATGTTATTGTTTGCCGCCTTTTACCTTGTAATTGATGTTTGGGAATTCCGGAAATGGACTTTATTTTTCACAGTGATCGGGATGAATTCCATTACCATTTATCTGGCACAGGAGATTATCAACTTTCAGGGAATAGCCAATTTCTTTTTAGGAGGAGTTGTGAAATTCATTCCGGAAAATGCAGCCAATCTTGTTTCTTGCATTGGATACATAGCAGTTTGTTGGACATTTCTTTACTTCCTATACAAAAAGAAAATCTTTCTAAAAGTTTGA
- a CDS encoding ribose-phosphate pyrophosphokinase has protein sequence MSAQTPFLVFSGTNSRYLAEKICNSLGCPLGQMNIQHFADGEFSVSYEESIRGKDVFLVQSTFPNADNLMELLLMIDAAKRASAHSIIAVIPYFGWARQDRKDKPRVSIGAKLMADLLAVAGINRLITMDLHADQIQGFFNVPVDHLYASAIFLDYIKNSLSADNLVIATPDVGGTKRASSYAKYLGVPMVICHKSRLRANEVAEMRIIGDVKGADVLLIDDMVDTAGTITKAANLMLENGAKSVRAIASHAVMSDPASTRVGESALTEMIFTDSIPYTNHCEKVRVLSVADMFAEAIRRVCKNESISTLYAI, from the coding sequence ATGAGTGCACAAACTCCTTTCTTGGTGTTTTCGGGAACCAACTCCCGGTATCTTGCAGAGAAAATTTGCAACAGTCTTGGTTGTCCCCTTGGACAAATGAACATTCAGCACTTCGCCGACGGAGAATTTTCGGTTTCATACGAAGAGTCTATTCGCGGAAAAGATGTCTTTTTGGTTCAGTCAACTTTCCCAAATGCGGACAACCTGATGGAGTTACTCCTGATGATTGACGCGGCAAAGCGTGCTTCTGCACACTCTATAATCGCCGTTATTCCCTACTTTGGATGGGCTCGTCAGGACAGAAAGGATAAGCCTCGTGTTTCTATCGGCGCCAAGCTAATGGCAGACCTGTTGGCTGTTGCCGGAATTAACCGGTTAATAACAATGGACCTTCATGCAGATCAGATTCAGGGATTTTTTAATGTTCCTGTAGATCACCTTTATGCATCGGCTATTTTCCTCGATTACATTAAGAACTCATTGTCTGCGGATAATCTTGTAATTGCTACTCCCGATGTTGGAGGTACTAAACGTGCCAGCAGTTATGCCAAATACCTGGGTGTACCTATGGTAATTTGCCATAAATCACGTTTACGTGCAAACGAAGTTGCCGAGATGCGTATTATCGGTGATGTAAAAGGTGCAGATGTTCTTTTGATTGACGACATGGTTGATACAGCCGGAACAATTACTAAAGCAGCTAATCTGATGTTGGAAAACGGAGCGAAGTCAGTTCGCGCTATTGCCAGTCATGCTGTAATGAGTGATCCAGCTTCGACCCGCGTTGGTGAATCTGCATTAACTGAAATGATCTTTACCGACTCGATTCCTTATACAAACCATTGCGAGAAAGTAAGAGTACTTTCTGTAGCCGATATGTTTGCCGAAGCAATTCGTCGTGTATGTAAAAACGAATCAATCAGCACGCTATACGCTATTTAA
- a CDS encoding patatin-like phospholipase family protein, protein MKNNMNDNKHKLGLALSGGGSKGFAHIGVFKLLEECGIKPDIIAGTSAGALMGVLFADGYSAGEIKELFTGREFSEFAELQIPKAGLFDSKRFRYFLKRHLRAKTFEDLQIPMVVMATDLDNGESHEFRTGPIVEAVTASCSVPIIFNPVVIKGIHYVDGGLFHNFPVSIIRNECDKIIGVNVSPLVPQKYKQTLVHIAERSYHYMFRANTMEDRMMCDVLIEAEEFGQFKTFDLENVDLISGVGYAAAVRAFDKVVNEAKHDSLVKALSASKGLLLPDSEL, encoded by the coding sequence ATGAAAAATAATATGAACGACAATAAGCATAAATTAGGCTTAGCTCTTAGTGGAGGAGGATCCAAAGGGTTTGCGCATATTGGTGTTTTTAAATTGCTGGAAGAATGCGGAATCAAACCAGATATAATAGCGGGAACCAGTGCCGGAGCATTGATGGGCGTTTTATTCGCCGACGGATATTCGGCCGGTGAAATAAAGGAGCTCTTTACAGGCAGAGAATTTTCAGAGTTTGCTGAGCTGCAGATTCCTAAAGCCGGACTTTTCGACAGCAAACGTTTTCGTTACTTCTTGAAAAGGCACTTGAGGGCTAAGACCTTTGAAGATCTTCAAATACCCATGGTGGTGATGGCAACGGATCTGGATAATGGGGAAAGTCACGAGTTCCGTACCGGACCTATTGTTGAGGCAGTAACAGCATCCTGTAGTGTCCCCATTATATTTAATCCGGTTGTCATTAAAGGAATTCATTATGTGGACGGCGGGCTTTTTCATAATTTTCCGGTTTCGATAATAAGAAACGAATGCGACAAGATTATAGGTGTTAATGTGAGTCCTCTGGTTCCTCAAAAATACAAACAGACACTGGTACATATAGCGGAACGTTCGTATCACTATATGTTTCGTGCCAATACGATGGAAGACCGGATGATGTGCGACGTGCTGATAGAAGCAGAAGAATTTGGCCAGTTCAAAACATTTGATTTGGAAAATGTAGACCTTATCTCTGGAGTTGGGTACGCTGCTGCTGTACGTGCGTTCGATAAGGTGGTGAATGAGGCTAAACACGATTCGCTGGTAAAAGCCCTTTCTGCAAGCAAAGGTCTACTTTTACCTGACAGCGAATTGTAA
- the mnmA gene encoding tRNA 2-thiouridine(34) synthase MnmA, with translation MNIAALVSGGVDSSVVVHQLKEAGYDPTIFYIRIGMEDKDGYIDCPAEEDIEITTFIARKYGCRMEVVSLHEEYWENVVSYTIDAVKRGLTPNPDMMCNKLIKFGCFEQKWGKEFDKTATGHYATTTDLNGKVYLSTAKDKLKDQTDFLAQVDYLQISKLMFPIGNLLKSEVREIAAAQNLPSAKRKDSQGICFLGKINYNDFIERYLGKRTGKIIELETGKILGKHNGYWFHTIGQRKGLGLSGGPWFVIKKDIKRNIIYVSNGYGVESQYGKTINLQGFNFITEDPWGEFEGEKEITFKIRHTPEFSHGRIQRIGDLYRIESDDKIQGIAPGQFSVIYDKESHLCLGSGMIIDEQV, from the coding sequence ATGAATATTGCAGCATTGGTTTCGGGAGGGGTAGATAGTTCGGTTGTAGTACATCAGCTGAAAGAGGCTGGATATGATCCAACCATTTTTTATATTCGCATCGGCATGGAGGATAAAGATGGATACATCGATTGTCCGGCCGAAGAGGATATTGAAATCACTACGTTTATTGCCCGAAAATACGGTTGCCGGATGGAAGTTGTTTCTCTGCACGAGGAATACTGGGAGAATGTGGTGAGTTATACGATTGATGCAGTGAAGCGCGGACTTACTCCTAACCCTGACATGATGTGCAACAAGCTGATCAAATTTGGTTGCTTCGAACAGAAATGGGGTAAGGAGTTTGACAAGACGGCTACAGGCCATTATGCCACCACGACCGATCTGAATGGAAAAGTATATCTTTCTACAGCAAAGGATAAGTTAAAGGACCAGACCGACTTTTTGGCCCAGGTGGATTATTTGCAGATATCTAAGCTGATGTTTCCTATAGGTAATCTATTGAAAAGCGAAGTACGTGAAATAGCTGCCGCTCAGAATCTGCCTAGCGCAAAGCGTAAGGATAGTCAGGGCATTTGCTTTTTGGGGAAAATAAACTACAACGATTTTATTGAGCGTTACTTAGGAAAACGAACAGGAAAAATTATTGAACTTGAGACAGGAAAAATACTGGGCAAGCACAATGGTTACTGGTTCCATACCATTGGTCAGCGGAAAGGCCTTGGATTAAGCGGAGGTCCATGGTTTGTTATCAAGAAAGACATCAAACGAAACATTATATATGTATCGAATGGATACGGTGTAGAGAGTCAGTATGGTAAAACAATCAACCTGCAGGGATTCAATTTCATTACGGAAGATCCCTGGGGAGAATTTGAAGGCGAAAAAGAGATTACATTCAAAATACGTCACACCCCTGAATTCTCACACGGAAGGATTCAACGTATCGGCGACTTGTACAGAATTGAATCTGACGATAAAATCCAAGGTATTGCTCCTGGTCAATTCAGCGTTATATACGATAAAGAAAGTCACCTCTGCCTCGGCAGCGGTATGATTATAGACGAACAGGTATAA